The bacterium DNA segment TGCCTTCTGTCCTCTGCCCTCTGCCCTCTGCTTTCTGCCCTCTGCCTTCTGTCCTCTGCCTTCTGTCCTCTGCCTTCTGACCTCTGCCTTTTGTCCTCTGCCTTCTGTCCTCTGCCCTCTGCCCTCTGTCCTCTGTGAACCTAGAAAAGCCCAGTCACTTCGCCTGTGTTCACATCCACATCTACCCTTCTAAATGCGGGATTAGAGCTTGTTCCGGGCATCAGACTAATAGTCCCTGTGCAAGGACAAAGGAACTTTGCTCCGGCAAATATCAACAGGTCACGCACTGGTAGAATCCAACCTTTAGGAACACCTTTCAATGTTGGGTCGTGGGTAAGGCTCAAATGGGTTTTAACCATCATCGTTGCAAAATCCTGCATTTCTGGGTCACTTTCTACTGCCTTTGCTTTAGCCTCTGTCTCAGGTGTCCAGGAAACTCCATCTGCACCGTATATTTCTTTAGCAATCAAATCAACCCTTTGTCGAAGTGGCATTTCCATTGGATAGAGGAATTTAAAATCAACTTTTTCATTGCAGGCATCAATAATGGCATCTGCAAGTTCCAGGGCACCTTCTCCACCCATCAACCAGTGTTTACCCAGTGCACAGCGAGCCCCTGCTTCTTCAACATATTTACGCACCAGAGCAATTTCTTCATTGGTATCGGTATGGAAAGAGTTAATGCAAACTACAGGCTTTGCCCCTGATTTTTTCACATTTTTTATGTGATGGAGTAGATTTTCAATTCCTTTTTCAAGCAATCCTAAATTCTCCTTGGTGTATTCTTCAGGAAGAGGTCTGCCAGGAACGACAGTTGGTCCTCCACCGTGCATTTTTAATGCCCTTATTGTGGCAACGATTACAACCGCATTAGGAGTAAGTCCACTAAATCGGCATTTTACATTCCAAAATTTTTCAAAACCTATATCTGCACCAAAACCACTCTCAGTTACATGGTAATCAAACATCTTCAAACCAATACGGTCAGCAATGATAGATGATTGACCGACGGCAATATTGGCAAATGGTCCTGCATGCACCATAACTG contains these protein-coding regions:
- a CDS encoding formate--tetrahydrofolate ligase, coding for MAYDATKLQDWEIARETEKKMPTPEQWKEKLGLKKDEVITYGRIARLDFLKIIERLKDKPEGKYIDVTAITPTPLGEGKTTTTLGLIEGLGKRGMNVGGCIRQPSGGPTMNIKGTAAGGGNALLIPMTEFSLGLTGDIDAIANAHNLAMVAMTARMQHEANYTDEELLKHSKMKRLDIDPKRVEMGWVIDFCAQALRNIIIGIGDKKHGFMMQSKFGITVSSELMAILSIVRDLKDLRERLSKIIVAYDKHGKPVTTNDLEVAGAMCAWMRHTINPTLMSTAEYQPVMVHAGPFANIAVGQSSIIADRIGLKMFDYHVTESGFGADIGFEKFWNVKCRFSGLTPNAVVIVATIRALKMHGGGPTVVPGRPLPEEYTKENLGLLEKGIENLLHHIKNVKKSGAKPVVCINSFHTDTNEEIALVRKYVEEAGARCALGKHWLMGGEGALELADAIIDACNEKVDFKFLYPMEMPLRQRVDLIAKEIYGADGVSWTPETEAKAKAVESDPEMQDFATMMVKTHLSLTHDPTLKGVPKGWILPVRDLLIFAGAKFLCPCTGTISLMPGTSSNPAFRRVDVDVNTGEVTGLF